In the genome of Sphingomonas alpina, the window CAGCATGTCACGCTCGGCGCGCGGCGCTTGCCGGCGGAAAGCGGCGACACGGTACGCGAACGCTTTGCCCGGCATCCGATCGTCGAGGACGATGTCGTGATCTATGCCGGCGCGACGGTGCTGGGCCGGGTGACGATCGGCGCAGGATCGACGATCGGCGGCAATGTCTGGGTGACCGACGATGTGCCGGCGGGCAGCCTGGTGATGCAGCCGCCGGCCTTGCTGTTCCGCGCCGGCCAGCCGCATCTGCCGCTGTTTCCCGGCGACGATTGAGGGGACGATTGACGCGAGCGTCTGCAGGTCCGACATTCCATCCATAGGAGAGTGAGTATGGCAACAGCCCTGAAGCTTGAATCGGACCTGATCGATCGCGCCGCGGCGCGCGGGATCCGGATCGAACCCTCCACGCTGACGCTTGGCGCGGAACTGTCGGGGATCGATCTCGACCAGATCCTGTCCGACACCGATGGCGAGATCATTCGCGACGCGTGGCTGCGCTACAAGGTGATCTTCTTCCGCGGCCAGGACATCGGCTATGAGAGCCATCTCCGGCTCGGCCGGCTGTTCGGCGAGCTGGAGGGGCATCCGGTGCTGCCCTCGATCGACGGCTATCCGGAAATCCTGATCATCAAGGGCGTCGAGGGGGTGAATCTGACCCCCGACACGTTCGAGGGGTTCAAGGCGTTCAACAAATGGCACACCGACATGTCGTTCCGGGCAAAGCCGTCGATCGCGTCGGTGCTGCGCGCGCGGCTGCTGCCGTCGGTCGGCGGCGACACGATCTGGGCCGACACTGCCGCTGCCTATCGCGGATTGCCGGACGCGGTGAAGGAACGCATCGACGGACTCGATGCCGAGCATGATATCGTGCGCAGCTTCGGGCCGCGGGTGACCGACGAGAAGCGCGCGCAGCTGGCGCGCGACCTGCCGCCCGCGACGCACCCGGTGGTGCGCGTCCATCCCGAGACGGGCGAGAAGATCCTCTACGTCAACCACACCTTCACGACGCGGATCCTGGGCATTCCGGCGGAGGAAAGCGAGACGCTGCTCAAGCTGCTGTTCGACCGCATCAAGGTGCCCGAATATCAGGTCCGTTTCCGCTGGAGCGACCATGCGATCGGCATCTGGGACAATCGGTCGACCCAGCATTATGCGGTCGGCGATTACTGGCCGGCGGATCGTGCGCTGGAGCGCGTGACGGTAGCGGGGGATGTGGTGACGCGCTGACGAGAGCCCTTCCCCCCTTGTGGGAGAAGGGAGGAGCCGCGCAGCGGCGGAGGGATGAGGGGGAGTGGGGTGTGCAACGTTCGCGCTTGTCACCTTCGCCGTTGTCCCCCTCACCCTTCCGTCGCTTCGCTCCTCCAGCATCGGGTGAACAGCGCCCCGCGCTGTTCAGGTCATGCCGGGGGCATGACCGGCCCGATGCTCTCTCCCACAAGGGGAGAGGGAAAGAGGAAAGAGGAATAATCTCGCATCTCGACGGTAGTGGTGCATCGCTCTATCGCTTGGCCGATGTCCCTGATCGAGGCGGTCGCCTCTCTCCTGATTGTCATCAACGTCGCGCTGGTCGCGCGTCGCAGCATCTGGAACTATGCGTTCGCGATTGCCGGGGTGCTGCTCTACGCATGGATTTTCTTTCACGCGAAACTGTACAGCGACGCGCTGCTGCAGGGGTTTTTCCTGATCATCAATCTCTATGGCTGGGGGCAATGGTCGCAGTCCGTTGCGCGTGAAGGCGATGTCCGGGTCGAGCGGATGCGGCCGGCGGATCGATGGTTCTGGCTTGGCGGGATCGCGGCCGCAACGGCCGGCTGGGGCTGGCTGATGCATCGCTTCACCGACGCCGCCTTGCCCTGGCTCGATGCCGGCGTCGCAATGGCCAGCATCGCCGCACAGATATTGCTGTCGCGGCAGAAGATCGAGAACTGGCTGTTGTGGATCGCGGTCGATCTGGTCGCGATCGGCATGTATGCGCTGAAGGATCTGTGGGTCACGTGTGCGCTGTATGTCGTGTTGCTCGGCGTATCGGCCTGGGGGCTGATTGACTGGCGCCGCTCGGAGCGGGCGGCGACAGCATGACGCGGCGGATCTGCCTGCATGGCCCGGAGAGCACCGGCAAATCGACGCTCGCGCCGCGGCTTGCCCGGCAGCTCGGCGGAGCGGTGGTCGACGAATATGGCCGCACCTTTGCCGAGGCGCATGGCGTAGAGTTCACCATGGCCGACCTGGTGACGATCGCGCAGACGCATGACCGGCTGACCCGCGCAATGGGTGCGATCGACCCGCTGATTCTCGACACTGATCCGCTGATGACCGCGGTGTGGGCGGACATGCTGTTCGGCCGCCGCGACCCATGGTTCGACGCCTGGACCGGTACGGCCGACCTGTATCTTCTGTTCGACATCGACCTGCCCTGGATCGAGGATGGCACGCGGATGTTCGGGTCGGTGACCGAGCGGCAGCGTTTCTTCGACCTGTCGCGTGCCGAGCTCGAGCGGCGCGGCGTACCCTGGGCGCTGGTGCGGGGTGAAGGCGAAGAGCGCTTCGCCAGCGCGCTCGCCGCGATCGAGGCGGCGGGGTTGATCGCGCCGCAGGACGCGCCATGATGTCAGCGCCGGCATGGCGGCGATCGGGAGGCGTCTATGGTGAAGCCGGTCATGAATCTGGACGAGGTCGAATTCGACGATGTCGAAGAGAATGGCCTCTACACCTCGAGCCGCGCGACGATCAGCGACCATATCGGCGCGAGGAACCTGGGATATAATCTGACCGTCCTGCCGCCGGGCAAGGTGCAATGCCCGTTCCATTGCCATCATGGCGAGGAGGAGATGTTCTTCATCCTGGAAGGCGAGGGCGAGCTCCGCTTCGGCGAGGAGCGTTTTCCGCTCCGCGCAAACGATGTCATCGCCTGTCCGTCCGGCGGCGCGGAGGTCGCGCACCAGATCATCAATACCGGTACGACAGTGATGCGGTACCTGTCGCTGTCGACATTGGTGCCGGTCGAGGCGTGCGAATATCCGGATTCGGGCAAGGTGATGGTGGTCGCGGGCAAGCGTGGGGACCGGGCGTTGCGCAAGATGTTCCGGGCCGAGCATGGCGTCGACTATTACGACCGCGAGCCGGGTTGAATCGGGGGAATTAGAGCGAGATGTCTCTTCCGCCGTCATTCCCGCGAAGGCGGGAATCCCGCTTCTTCTACGGGCGCTGCGCAAAGGCAGCGGGATCCCCGCTTTCGCGGGGATGACGGGTAGTTTAATCAAATACCCGACCGCTTATCTCAGCGCTTCTTCGATGCCTTCCACGCCTTCACCGCATTCAGCGTGCCCTGGACATGACCGGCCGGGTTCATCTGCGACAAGGTGTAGAGCACCGTGCCGTCGGGGGCGATGACATAGGAGGTGCGGTTGGTCATCGTCGCGCCGGCCTTGAGCGGCACATCATAGCCGGCGATCGTCGCCGGGGTGGCAACGCCGACCGGGAATTTGTTGCGGCACGCCTCGACCGAGAATTTGGCGAGCTTGTCGATCGGGTCGGCGGACAGGCCGATCAGGGTTGCGCCATTCTGTTCGAACTCGGCGGCGGCTTCGGCGAATTCATGGGTTTCGATCGTGCAGCCCTGCGTGAAGGCGGCGGGGAAGAAATAGATCACCACCGGGCCTTTCTTCAGCGCCCGGGCCATCACGAAGTCGAACGGCTTGCCGCCGAGCGCGGCCTTGGTGGTGATGATCGGCGCCCGGGCACCGACCGGCAGCGCGGCGGAGGCGGGCAGCGCGATCGTCAGGGCAGCAGTGCAGGCGAGAAACGCAGCGACGGATTTCATGGAGCGACTCCGGTCAGGTTGGGGGGCGGGCGGGGATGCGCCACGCTACGACCGGTGACGGCAAATCGCCATCCCATGCTTTGCGCTTGAGGTGAATCGGGGCGGGAAAAAGTGCTTACGGTTTTGAACAAGGAAGATTGTGTCCCCGTGAAGACGGGGACCCAGTCTGTGCTCCCGCCTTCGCGGGAGCACAAGGAGGCGGCGAGGCGCTCTCGATCTATGCCAACTCTTTGCCCGAAGGAGATAGGTGCCCATACGAAAACGGCGCGGCGGCATGTTCTGCCACCGCGCCGTTTCGGTATCGTGCCGGCGTGCCGCTTACTGCGACGGCGCGAGCTTGGTGTTGATCACCCAGCCGACATTGTCGTTCTCATCGGCCACTTCCCACCACAGGCCGTTCTGCGCGCCGGTGGGATAGACGATCGAGCCGGCCGGCAGGCTGCGGACGACCGCGCCCTTGGCGTTCGCGGTGCGGCGCATCGTGACCGGGCCCTGTGCGGTGAAGGTCTTCTTCGGTGCGGCCTGAGCGGTACCCTCGTCGCCGGGGGTGATATAGCCCAGGTTGGTGACCAGCTTCGAATAGGCCTGGATGAACGACAGCGTCACGATGCGGCCGATATCGGTGCTCTCATAGCCGCCGCCGATGCCGCCCACGCCGACACCGCCGCCGCCGAACACGCCGCCGACCGCGAAGCTCGTGTCGCGCTTGGCGGCATAGCCGTCCTCGACCGCGATCGTCTCGGTGGTGCGGACATTGGTCAGCGAGACCACGGTGTTCGCCTCGAGCTTGCGCGAGCGCAGGCCGCCGAGCAGACCACCGATCGGGCCGCCGAGAATGGCGCCCGCGGCGCCCGCCGCGCCATTGCCGCTGACATTGCTGTTGGCGCCCTGGATTTCCGCGACCAGCACATAGTCGGCGGCCTTGATCTGGCCCTGGCCGACATTCGAGCGGCGCTGCAGGCCAAGGCCGGCACCGATGTCGCGCTCACGCGCCGCGGCGTTCAGGCCGGTGCCGCGATCGACGATGTTGAAGCAGCCCGAACGCTGCACCAGCACGCGCAGCAGCTTTTGCGGCGGGGCCAGCTGATTCTGCGTCCAGCCCGAGGGATCGTCACCATCGGCGATCGACACGGTGCCATGCTTGCGCGAGCAGCGCGGAACATCGCTCATCGCCTGCTGCTGCAGCTGCTGGCCGTTCGACGCTTTGGCTTGTTTCGGTTCCTTGGCGATTGCCGGAGTCGTGACGATCAGCAGCGTCGCTGCCCCGGCGAGCATAATTTTTACAGCCATGTGGCATTCCCTTTTTACAAAAATGATTCGCGCCCTTGAATATCTCGTCGCATCATTGACGAAAAACCGCAATTGCCAGTTGGTTGCCCGCTTGGTTGCCATGTCCCCGTGCGGTGCTATGGCAAGCTATCTCCTGCACGCCATCCAGAGAAAACCGTGACCCCGCTCGACAAAATCCGTAACTTTTCGATCATCGCCCATATCGATCATGGTAAATCAACTCTTGCCGACCGGCTGATTCAGGTCACCGGGGGCCTGACCGCGCGCGAAATGTCCGAGCAGGTGCTCGACAACATGGATATCGAGAAGGAACGTGGGATCACCATCAAGGCGCAGACCGTGCGCCTCAGCTACAAGGCGCATGACGGCGAGACCTATACGCTGAACCTGATGGACACGCCGGGGCATGTCGATTTCGCCTATGAAGTCTCGCGCAGCCTGGCCGCATGCGAAGGCGCATTGCTGGTGGTCGACGCGGCGCAGGGCGTGGAGGCGCAGACGCTCGCCAATGTCTATCAGTCGATCGAGCATGACCATGAGATCGTGCCGGTGATCAACAAGATCGACCTGCCCGCCGCCGATGCGGAAAAGGTGCGGGCCGAGATCGAGGAAGTGATCGGGCTCGACGCGTCGAACGCGGTGCTGACCAGCGCCAAATCGGGCATCGGCATCGAGGAAGTGCTCGAGGCGATCGTCACGCGCATTCCGCCGCCCAAGGGCGATGCCGATGCGCCCTTGAAGGCAATGCTGGTCGACAGCTGGTACGACCCGTATCTCGGCGTCGTCATCCTCGTGCGCGTGATGGCCGGCACCCTGAAAAAGGGGCAGCAGATCAAGTTCATGGCGACCGGCACGACGCATCTGGTCGACCGGGTCGGCTGTTTCCGGCCGAAGATCGAACAGCTGACCGAACTGGGCGTGGGCGAGATCGGCTTCATCACCGCGCAGATCAAGGAAGTGGCGCAGACCGCGGTCGGCGACACCATCACCGATGCCAAGCGCCCGGCGACCGAGGCGCTGCCCGGGTTCAAGCTGGTCCAGCCGGTGGTGTTCTGCGGCCTGTTCCCGGTCGATGCGGCGGAGTTCGAGAAGCTGCGTGAATCGATCGGCAAGCTTCGCCTCAACGACGCCAGCTTCACCTTCGAGATGGAATCGAGCGCGGCGCTTGGCTTCGGCTTTCGCTGCGGGTTCCTCGGGCTGCTGCATCTGGAAATCATCCAGGAGCGGCTGACGCGCGAGTACGACCTCGACCTGATCACTACGGCGCCGTCGGTGGTCTATGAGATCGAGCTGACGCATGGCGGCGGGCATCTGGAGCTGCACAATCCGGCCGACATGCCCGACCCCAACAAGATCGCGCTGATTTCCGAGCCATGGATCGAGGCGGTGATTTACTGTCCCGACGAATATCTCGGCCCGATCCTGAAGCTGTGCCAGGACCGGCGCGGCATCCAGAAGAACCTGACCTATGTCGCGGGGCGCGCGCAGGTGACGTACGAATTGCCGCTCAACGAAGTGGTGTTCGATTTCTACGACCGGCTGAAGAGCATCTCCAGAGGTTATGCCAGCTTCGATTATCACCAGATCGGCTATCGCGAGGGCGACCTGGTCAAGATGAGCATCCTGGTTAACGCCGAGCCGGTCGATGCGCTGAGCATGATCGTGCATCGCGGCACCGCCGAGGCGCGCGGGCGCGGGATGTGCGAGCGGCTGAAGGATCTGATCCCGCGGCATTTGTTCAAGATCCCGATCCAGGCCGCGATCGGTGGCAAGGTGATCGCGCGCGAGACGATCGCGGCGATGCGCAAGGACGTCACCGCGAAATGCTATGGCGGCGATATCAGCCGCAAGAAGAAGCTGCTCGACAAGCAGAAAGAGGGCAAGAAGCGGATGCGCGAGTACGGCTCGGTGAGCATTCCGCAGGAAGCGTTCATTGCCGCGCTGCGCATGGGCGATGATGGCTGAGGTCGGATTGGCCGGGCCGTAGAGCGCATCCTCTCTGCGTCCTCCGCGCCTCTGCGCGAACAACCCTTCTTGTGCTCCCGCGAAGGCGGGAGCCCAGACTGAGTCCCCGCCTTCGCGGGGACACAAAGAGCGGGGAGGTGCCATCGCCCGATTGCTTTGCCCTTCGTTGGGGAAACGCAACTTGTCGGCTGGGATCGAGAAATCCGGCATCGGCTCAATCCCAGTTTCCGGGTCGTAAATCTGCATAGAGCCGCTCCCATTCTTCCTCCTCGGTGAGTTGGCGCACGCGGCGGTACATTTCCGGCCAGACCAGTTCCTCGCGCGGCAGGACCGGAGCGGCAAAGGTCAGCGCCAGCGCATCGGCATCGTCGGGCGAGGCGAGGCCACGCGCCTTCATATGCTGTTTCTTCTCGAGCAGGATCGAGACCTGATCGGCGGCATAGCCATATTCGACCCCGGTCAGGTCGGTGGCCAGCGCATCATCATCGGGGATCGCGCCGCTCTAGAGCCAGCCGCGCATATTGCTCCACATTTCGGAGCGCTTGTTGGCGGTCCTGACCCGCATATCGCCGGACCAGGCGGAGTCCTCGCCCTTGCCGCCTAACCAGACTTCATGGACATTGGCGACACCCAATTGGCGCAGCCGATCGACCACCGCGGAATGCGGTGACGATGTACTCATTCAGTCGGTATCATGGACCGGCACAGGTCTTCGTTCCGCCAATGCGCGCGTTGTCGCCGAATTACCGAATTGCCCGCCTCATTCCACGATCGCCGATCGATATTGTTCCAGCAGCGCGTCGCCGCGTTCGCGGGGCGCGATGTGCACGATGAGCGTGTGCCGGAGTTCGACGGTCGGATGCTCCGCGCAAATCCCTGCGAACCAGAACGCTTCCGACAGCGGCTCCCCGGCATGCCAGGTAGTCATGACGAACCTGTCGTCGGGGATCGTCCCGCCCTCGAACTCCCCGATATTGGCGTCATCCATATTGTCATGCCACGCCTCGCAAGCATCGCCCCAAGTGCAAAGATAGAGGCAATTGCTGCGAATGAGCCACTCGCTCACGTCCTTGCGCCAGCCGTCATCGGCCGTATCTTCGGCAACGATAATCGCCTTGAAGGGCGGAAGCGAAAGCGGGGGCAGAGGTTCCCCGCTCGTCAAATGGACATAACGGATTGCGCTCATCGCGAGATCATCGCGCATGCCTCGATGCGCGCGCCCCGGATCAGGGCTGCTGCCCGACGCGCAGTCGATAGCTTCCGATACTGCGATCGCTGGTCGAGCCCGTCGCACGCACAATATAATCGCCGCTTTCTTCAGGCGTGAAGCTGAGAAAAGCGTTCATCCTGCCGCCGCTATCGTCATCGCCCGCAATCGGATCCGCGCCCTGGCGATTGGCTGCCGGGTAGACCTGCAGCAGCGGATCGAGGTCGTCGTCCTCGTGATCCATGGAGATCAGGACCTGCTTGCCGCCCTCGAAGCGGAACAGATAGTCATCGACGCGGCGGCCGCGTATCTCGCCATCCGTTTGCGTCAGCGCGCCGGAATAGTGCTTGAAGACGAAATTGCTGCTCCCGGACGCGGTCGGCCGCAGCGGCGCCGGCAAGGGGGAAGGTCCCGCACCTTCAGCACATAGTCACCCTTGCTGTCGCCGACGGAGGACACGCGCACGCGATACGTCCCGCTCTGCGCGGGCGCGAATTCGATATAGGCGTCGGTCCCGTCACCGCTATCGTCGTCCTTGGCGATCTCTTCGTCATTATCGTCGGCGAGGGAGAGGCGCATCTTGGGGTCGAAATCCTCGGATTCCGCGCTGAACGCGTAACGCTTGCCCGCCTCCAGAGGCATTGTGCGGACCTGATAGGGATGATCGTCGTCCTTCGGGCTCTTGCTGTCCAGCTGTCCCGGAAACTGCCGTTCATTCTTGCCGGTCGTCTGCGCCAGCGCCGGCGTACCGATCATTGCCGCCGCCGCCGCCATGGCCAGCCACTCCATTTTCATCCGCGACGTACCGGTCATAGCGTTCCCATCCACTTTCAACTCGATATGCGAGAGCAGGTCCGAGGCCGAAACTGCTGCCGTATCCCTGGCGCGGCTAGCGAGGTCCGATGCATCTGACAATGCGAAAGCTTATTGGGGCGAACTCATCGCCAGCGGGAAACAACGGCCGTTGATCATTTCGCCGGTGAGCCTGTCGTCGCCGAAAACCGACCCTCGCTCCTGCCGGGTTCGGACGCGCGGAGTTCAGGTTTGAAGGCGCCGCGCGGTCAGCGGGCGCTGTCGATGATCATGCCGCCATCGGGCGTCAGGCTATAGCCGGTGATGAACTGCGCATCCTTGCTCGCGAGAAACAGCACGACCGGTGCGATATCGTCCTCCGGCGACCCGTAGCGCCCGAGCGGTACATTCGGCGGAGGCACATCGGCCGCACCCCAGGTATCCGCGACCGGCAGCATGTTGTTCACGGTGATGTTGTCGGCGCCCCATTCGCGCGCCGCCATCCGGGTCAGCGCGCGCACCGCCTCCTTGGCCATGCCATAGGGGGCATAGGGCAACAGCGCGACGATGCCGGCCGCCGAGCCGAAATTGATGACGCGGCCCGCGCCGCTTGCCTTGAGGTACGGATAGCAGGCTTGCATCATGCGCAGATACGCGATCGGCCCCATGTCGAAGTTGCGCTGAAGCTGCTCGACCGAAAGGTCGATCACCGAGGAGAACACGGCGGACGGATCGAACGCGTTGTTTACCAGGATGTCGATCCCGCCATAGATGGCGGCAATCTTGTCGACCGCCACCTTGATCTGTCCGGCATCGCTGACGTCGCAAGCCACGCCGAACGCGGTGCCGCCCGCGCCCTCGATATCGGCGACGACCGCGTCGATATTTGCCGGCGTGAGCGACAGGACAGCGACCTTCGCACCTTCGGCGGCGAAGAGTTTGGCGGTGGCGCGGCCGATGCCGCGGCCCGCGCCTGTGACAATGGCGATTTTTCCGTCGAGACGGCCCATGGTCAATTCCTTGTGGTGAGGGGGAGGTGATGGTCCGCTGCCGCCGGGGCATAAGGCGACGGCATGTCGCGGGCGGCGTTCTGCGTCGCGAACGAGGCCGCCAGCAGCGCCAGGCCGATCGCTGCCGGAATCGCTCCCTTGGGCTTGCGCACCCCGAGATGCGCCATTCCGGAGAGGAGCAGGTGATAGAAGATGCCGGCATAAGCGAGGTCGCTGAGCGGCACGCTGACGCGCGACAGGATCGCGATCGGGCCGAGGATCTTGATCACGATCATGAAGGTCACGAGATGAGCGGCGTGATAGCCGAGGTCTGCCTGGGCCTGCCGGACGAAATCGCGCTTCGTCACGTATAGAAAGGCAGAGGATAGATACAGCAACGAGAGGAGCGTCGTGCTGATCCAATAGGTACAGATTGCGGCCATGGTTCTTCCCGATCGCCCGGCCTGCGGGCAATTGCGTGTGGTTGAATTGGCGCTTTGGCGGCCGGTCATTTCCAACGCCGCCAAGAGCGTGTATGAGAAATGAGCTGCTGGATCGGAATACACAAGTAGGATGATTTTTCAGCAGTAAGTATGGAAAACCAGACTAATGGCCGAGACTGATTTCACGATGCAGGATGAGATGCGGCGCGCGTTTGCGATGCTCTCGGGCAAGTGGAAGCTGGAAATCATGTGGCTGCTCAACCAGCGGATCCATCGCTTCGGCGAACTGCGCAAGGCGATCCCCGGCATCACGCAACACATGCTGACCGCGCAATTGCGTGAACTGGAGGCCGACGGGCTGATCACGCGCACCGTCTTTGCCGAGGTGCCGCCACGCGTCGATTATGAGATGACGCCCAAAGCCCGTGGATTGGGCCCGACGATGGAAGCGCTCGCCGCGTGGTGGGCCGTGCATGGCGGAACGGTGCCGGTCAGGCCGGGAGCGGGGCGTCGCAAATCCTAGTCTCAGGAATGACGAGCGCGATGGTGACGGTGCATCTTATGCCGGGTCTCATTGATGATCCCGGATCACTCCAGGCTTGTGGCTGGATAGAAGAAGACTGGTTCACGCAGAGGCAGTCTCAAGACTAGCGGACCGCCAACACCGCGCAAGAGACCAGGTATTATTCCGTATCCGGGACAGTCGCGACAATGTCCTTTCAGCCGTCGGTATGGACAGCGTGACCAAATTTGCCTGCCGAACCGAATGCGATAGCCGGCGAATTTCCATCGAAATGTTGCATCACAGCACAGTGCGCAGCATCACGATCCAGGTGACGAGCAAGATCACGGGCACAGTCACAAGGAGCGCAACGCCGGCCCCGATGCGGCTGAGCGGCGCTGTGTGGGCTCCCCGCATCCATGCCCAGATCAGCAGCCCGACCGCGACAAGGAATGCCGAAGGGGGCGCGAGGAATGGCAGTCCGTCGGCAAGGCGGAGCGGGAGTTCCCAGGCGATCAGGACGCCGCCAAGGACCGTCGCGACCGCGAGAAGGCCATGAAAGCCAAGCTGCGGGCTGCGCGTGAAAATGAGCAGCTGAATGCCCGCCGCCACCAGGGCATAGCTTGCAAGCTTGAGCGCGCCGGCAGCCCAATCGCCACGATTCAGCAAGGCCAGAGGCGCCTGCGGACCGCTTTCCCGGAGGATGTGAAAGAAGATCAGCGCCACGGCGCAGGCAAAGAGAAGCATGATGATGCGCGTCGTCCGCATTGCCATGGCCGCCTTCGACGCAGCGCCATCCGGTGGATTGGTATCAACCATCCATGTCGGTCCTTGATCAGGGGTTGCTTGCGGCACCTGCATAGGTTGCCCGCGCGGAGAAGGGCTTTGGTCTTAAACTCGATCCGGCGATGCTGGCAACCGCCATGCCGGCGCCGGTGCCAGGGTGACCGACACCGCCGTCATGGGGCCCGCGTGAGAACCCC includes:
- a CDS encoding winged helix-turn-helix transcriptional regulator; the protein is MAETDFTMQDEMRRAFAMLSGKWKLEIMWLLNQRIHRFGELRKAIPGITQHMLTAQLRELEADGLITRTVFAEVPPRVDYEMTPKARGLGPTMEALAAWWAVHGGTVPVRPGAGRRKS
- a CDS encoding DoxX family protein, translated to MAAICTYWISTTLLSLLYLSSAFLYVTKRDFVRQAQADLGYHAAHLVTFMIVIKILGPIAILSRVSVPLSDLAYAGIFYHLLLSGMAHLGVRKPKGAIPAAIGLALLAASFATQNAARDMPSPYAPAAADHHLPLTTRN
- a CDS encoding PPC domain-containing protein, translating into MAAAAAMIGTPALAQTTGKNERQFPGQLDSKSPKDDDHPYQVRTMPLEAGKRYAFSAESEDFDPKMRLSLADDNDEEIAKDDDSGDGTDAYIEFAPAQSGTYRVRVSSVGDSKGDYVLKVRDLPPCRRRCGRPRPGAAISSSSTIPAR
- a CDS encoding cupin domain-containing protein, coding for MVKPVMNLDEVEFDDVEENGLYTSSRATISDHIGARNLGYNLTVLPPGKVQCPFHCHHGEEEMFFILEGEGELRFGEERFPLRANDVIACPSGGAEVAHQIINTGTTVMRYLSLSTLVPVEACEYPDSGKVMVVAGKRGDRALRKMFRAEHGVDYYDREPG
- a CDS encoding CsgG/HfaB family protein, with protein sequence MAVKIMLAGAATLLIVTTPAIAKEPKQAKASNGQQLQQQAMSDVPRCSRKHGTVSIADGDDPSGWTQNQLAPPQKLLRVLVQRSGCFNIVDRGTGLNAAARERDIGAGLGLQRRSNVGQGQIKAADYVLVAEIQGANSNVSGNGAAGAAGAILGGPIGGLLGGLRSRKLEANTVVSLTNVRTTETIAVEDGYAAKRDTSFAVGGVFGGGGVGVGGIGGGYESTDIGRIVTLSFIQAYSKLVTNLGYITPGDEGTAQAAPKKTFTAQGPVTMRRTANAKGAVVRSLPAGSIVYPTGAQNGLWWEVADENDNVGWVINTKLAPSQ
- a CDS encoding peroxiredoxin, which encodes MKSVAAFLACTAALTIALPASAALPVGARAPIITTKAALGGKPFDFVMARALKKGPVVIYFFPAAFTQGCTIETHEFAEAAAEFEQNGATLIGLSADPIDKLAKFSVEACRNKFPVGVATPATIAGYDVPLKAGATMTNRTSYVIAPDGTVLYTLSQMNPAGHVQGTLNAVKAWKASKKR
- the pnuC gene encoding nicotinamide riboside transporter PnuC, whose amino-acid sequence is MSLIEAVASLLIVINVALVARRSIWNYAFAIAGVLLYAWIFFHAKLYSDALLQGFFLIINLYGWGQWSQSVAREGDVRVERMRPADRWFWLGGIAAATAGWGWLMHRFTDAALPWLDAGVAMASIAAQILLSRQKIENWLLWIAVDLVAIGMYALKDLWVTCALYVVLLGVSAWGLIDWRRSERAATA
- a CDS encoding TauD/TfdA dioxygenase family protein — its product is MATALKLESDLIDRAAARGIRIEPSTLTLGAELSGIDLDQILSDTDGEIIRDAWLRYKVIFFRGQDIGYESHLRLGRLFGELEGHPVLPSIDGYPEILIIKGVEGVNLTPDTFEGFKAFNKWHTDMSFRAKPSIASVLRARLLPSVGGDTIWADTAAAYRGLPDAVKERIDGLDAEHDIVRSFGPRVTDEKRAQLARDLPPATHPVVRVHPETGEKILYVNHTFTTRILGIPAEESETLLKLLFDRIKVPEYQVRFRWSDHAIGIWDNRSTQHYAVGDYWPADRALERVTVAGDVVTR
- the lepA gene encoding translation elongation factor 4 — translated: MTPLDKIRNFSIIAHIDHGKSTLADRLIQVTGGLTAREMSEQVLDNMDIEKERGITIKAQTVRLSYKAHDGETYTLNLMDTPGHVDFAYEVSRSLAACEGALLVVDAAQGVEAQTLANVYQSIEHDHEIVPVINKIDLPAADAEKVRAEIEEVIGLDASNAVLTSAKSGIGIEEVLEAIVTRIPPPKGDADAPLKAMLVDSWYDPYLGVVILVRVMAGTLKKGQQIKFMATGTTHLVDRVGCFRPKIEQLTELGVGEIGFITAQIKEVAQTAVGDTITDAKRPATEALPGFKLVQPVVFCGLFPVDAAEFEKLRESIGKLRLNDASFTFEMESSAALGFGFRCGFLGLLHLEIIQERLTREYDLDLITTAPSVVYEIELTHGGGHLELHNPADMPDPNKIALISEPWIEAVIYCPDEYLGPILKLCQDRRGIQKNLTYVAGRAQVTYELPLNEVVFDFYDRLKSISRGYASFDYHQIGYREGDLVKMSILVNAEPVDALSMIVHRGTAEARGRGMCERLKDLIPRHLFKIPIQAAIGGKVIARETIAAMRKDVTAKCYGGDISRKKKLLDKQKEGKKRMREYGSVSIPQEAFIAALRMGDDG
- a CDS encoding SDR family NAD(P)-dependent oxidoreductase; its protein translation is MGRLDGKIAIVTGAGRGIGRATAKLFAAEGAKVAVLSLTPANIDAVVADIEGAGGTAFGVACDVSDAGQIKVAVDKIAAIYGGIDILVNNAFDPSAVFSSVIDLSVEQLQRNFDMGPIAYLRMMQACYPYLKASGAGRVINFGSAAGIVALLPYAPYGMAKEAVRALTRMAAREWGADNITVNNMLPVADTWGAADVPPPNVPLGRYGSPEDDIAPVVLFLASKDAQFITGYSLTPDGGMIIDSAR
- a CDS encoding AAA family ATPase; its protein translation is MTRRICLHGPESTGKSTLAPRLARQLGGAVVDEYGRTFAEAHGVEFTMADLVTIAQTHDRLTRAMGAIDPLILDTDPLMTAVWADMLFGRRDPWFDAWTGTADLYLLFDIDLPWIEDGTRMFGSVTERQRFFDLSRAELERRGVPWALVRGEGEERFASALAAIEAAGLIAPQDAP